Proteins encoded together in one Styela clava chromosome 12, kaStyClav1.hap1.2, whole genome shotgun sequence window:
- the LOC120329477 gene encoding protein-tyrosine sulfotransferase 2-like has translation MGLRTTGFSGVRKIWFLALWIFTIYLTYLYTSGHPKDTDSSSSFINRDIMMVKNAQEYHYNPDQKTPHANSRELPVIFIGGMPRSGTTLMRTMLDAHDDIRCGQETRVIPRLLFMRNNWIRSSKEKKRLEEAGVLPGVLDEAVSQFILEIILNHGEPAKHYCNKDPFTLKATTYLHELFPNAKFLLMLRDGRATAHSIISRKVTIAGFDITSYRDVLTKWNKAMELINGQCQQVGTKYCLPVHYEKLVLQPLSETKRIFKFLNIPWSENVMHHEKHMSDIQLSKLEKSTDQVQRPLYLDALTSWFGHIPEDVERDMAKIAPMLSKLGYDPYNPRPNFGEPDEFIKKLVAGNSSSVH, from the exons ATGGGTCTGCGGACAACAGGGTTTTCGGGAGTGAGGAAAATATGGTTCCTAGCGTTATGGATTTTCACCATTTATCTGACATATTTGTATACATCTGGACATCCGAAAGATACTGATTCATCCTCGTCGTTTATCAATAGAGATATTATGATGGTTAAAAATGCTCAAGAATATCATTATAATCCAGATCAAAAG ACTCCTCATGCCAACAGTCGAGAACTCCCTGTTATTTTCATTGGAGGAATGCCACGCAGTGGAACAACTTTAATGCGAACGATGCTTGACGCTCATGACGATATTAGATGTGGACAAGAAACCAGGGTTATACCAAGACTTTTGTTTATGAGGAATAACTGGATAAG GTCTTCCAAAGAGAAAAAAAGGCTGGAAGAGGCAGGTGTATTGCCTGGTGTATTAGATGAGGCCGTCAGTCAATTTATTCtggaaataatattaaatcatGGAGAGCCTGCCAAACACTATTGTAACAAGGATCCTTTTACCTTGAAAGCCACAAC atATCTGCATGAACTCTTTCCAAATGCCAAATTTCTATTAATGTTACGAGATGGACGAGCAACTGCGCATTCAATTATTAGTAGAAAAGTAACGATAGCTGGTTTCGACATTACAAGTTACAG GGATGTATTGACAAAATGGAACAAAGCAATGGAACTTATAAATGGGCAATGTCAGCAAGTCGGAACTAAGTATTGTCTTCCCGTTCATTATGAAAAGTTAGTTCTTCAGCCTCTTTCAGAAACGAAGcgcattttcaagtttttgaatATTCCGTGGTCAGAAAATGTAATGCATCACGAGAAACATATGAGTGACATACAACTTTCAAA ATTGGAAAAGTCAACGGACCAAGTTCAGCGTCCTTTATATTTGGATGCATTGACTAGTTGGTTCGGACACATTCCAGAAGATGTTGAGAGAGATATGGCCAAGATTGCACCAATGTTATCGAAACTGGGTTACGATCCATATAATCCTCGACCTAATTTCGGAGAACCAGACgaattcatcaaaaaattg GTGGCTGGTAACAGTAGTTCTGTACATTGA